From a single Larimichthys crocea isolate SSNF chromosome XIII, L_crocea_2.0, whole genome shotgun sequence genomic region:
- the sem1 gene encoding 26S proteasome complex subunit SEM1: MSDKKQTVDLGLLEEDDEFEEFPAEDWTGLDEDEDAHVWEDNWDDDNVEDDFSNQLRAELEKHGYKMETS, from the exons ATGTCAGACAAGAAACAGACCGTGGACCTGGGTCTactggaggaggatgatgagttTGAAGAATTCCCAGCCGAGG ACTGGACGGGGCTGGATGAGGACGAAGATGCTCATGTTTGGGAAGACAACTGGGACGATGACAACGTAGAGGATGATTTCTCAAATCAGCTCAG AGCTGAGCTGGAAAAACATGGCTACAAGATGGAGACGTCATAA